One window of Salegentibacter sp. Hel_I_6 genomic DNA carries:
- the ltrA gene encoding group II intron reverse transcriptase/maturase, protein MIKELTSKKNLNQAFRQVYRNKGAAGIDNVQITGLQSILKAHGKQYARQIERGEYQVSSVLGVEIPKSNGKKRLLGIPTVVDRVFQQALHQVLQPVFEPDFQKYSYGFRPNRNAHQAVAQSLENINSGYQNIVDIDLKSFFDEVAHDVLLDLIFKKVKCRATLKLLRSFLRAPIQINGKLHKRRKGVPQGSPLSPLLSNILLNELDKELERRGHRYVRYADDFSIYVRSKPAAKRVGNSIYKFLRDKLQLPINRKKSGIRKPLTFQVLGFGFVPTYKKGEKAKYQLVAEASKWDTFKAKLKYITKKTTPASFEERIHRINLLLRGWINYFKPASILGKLKKLEEWLRNRLRYCIWHHWKKPERKRKNLIRLGINPDQAYAWSRTRMGGWAVAQSPILRTTITVKRLKMKGYVSLIEYYNR, encoded by the coding sequence ATGATTAAAGAATTAACAAGTAAAAAGAACCTAAACCAAGCCTTCCGTCAGGTGTACCGAAACAAAGGGGCAGCAGGTATAGATAACGTTCAAATAACAGGACTCCAATCTATTCTAAAAGCTCACGGTAAACAATACGCCCGGCAGATAGAACGAGGGGAATATCAGGTGTCTTCAGTACTGGGGGTTGAAATACCAAAAAGCAACGGGAAGAAACGTTTACTCGGTATTCCCACGGTTGTCGACAGGGTATTTCAGCAAGCATTACATCAGGTTTTGCAACCAGTATTTGAGCCAGACTTCCAAAAGTACAGTTATGGGTTCAGACCAAACCGCAATGCCCATCAGGCCGTTGCACAGAGCCTTGAAAATATCAATTCTGGCTACCAAAACATCGTCGATATTGATTTAAAGAGCTTCTTTGATGAAGTGGCCCACGATGTCCTGTTAGACTTGATATTCAAAAAGGTAAAATGCCGGGCTACTTTAAAGTTATTGCGGTCATTTTTGAGAGCTCCGATACAAATTAACGGCAAGTTGCATAAACGCAGGAAAGGAGTCCCACAAGGTTCTCCCTTAAGTCCTTTGCTCTCCAATATTCTGCTCAATGAGCTGGATAAAGAACTGGAAAGGCGTGGACATCGCTACGTGAGATATGCCGATGATTTTAGTATTTACGTTCGAAGTAAACCCGCTGCGAAACGCGTAGGTAATAGTATCTACAAATTTCTGCGGGATAAACTCCAGCTTCCAATCAATAGGAAGAAAAGCGGAATACGTAAGCCTTTAACCTTTCAGGTACTGGGATTTGGTTTTGTGCCAACCTACAAGAAAGGAGAAAAGGCAAAGTATCAACTTGTGGCAGAAGCGTCAAAATGGGATACATTTAAGGCTAAACTTAAATATATTACCAAAAAGACCACTCCTGCAAGCTTTGAAGAACGTATCCACAGAATCAATTTATTGCTAAGGGGCTGGATAAACTACTTCAAACCGGCATCCATTCTAGGAAAGCTTAAAAAGCTGGAAGAATGGTTAAGGAATCGTTTACGATATTGCATTTGGCATCACTGGAAAAAGCCCGAACGAAAACGGAAAAACCTTATTCGGTTGGGAATTAATCCAGACCAGGCTTATGCCTGGAGTCGTACCCGAATGGGCGGCTGGGCAGTGGCTCAAAGTCCCATTCTGCGTACCACCATCACCGTAAAACGCTTAAAAATGAAAGGTTATGTTAGTCTAATCGAATACTACAATAGATGA
- a CDS encoding IS3 family transposase (programmed frameshift), with the protein MKKSRYSPQQIAKILKEFDNGKTAAEISREYGISTAAFYKWRERYGGMNGKELKRLKDLEEENRRLKQMYANLSLDHQMAKEIIEKKPLKPCRKRTIAKELVHYGISRACRVLNMSKSVFYYRPIPKDDTAIEAALQQKAKEHSEEGFWMAYDRLRNEGKPWNHKRVYRVYKKLGLSLRRKVKKRLPARVKEPLEAPIALNRSWSIDFVTDVLENKRRFRGLTVIDDYNREALHIEIDFSLPSKRVVWVLNHLINRRGKPQKIRMDNGPEFVAKIASEWSQMQEIDFQYIQPGKPTQNAFIERFNGTYRRGVLNKYLFENLNQVREQTENWMEDYNNVRPHNALGKMAPVAYAKSHSPGGTARRMKNDIFGQSSSSN; encoded by the exons ATGAAGAAGAGTAGATATTCACCACAGCAAATCGCAAAGATTTTAAAGGAGTTTGATAACGGAAAAACGGCCGCAGAGATCAGCCGTGAATATGGTATTAGTACAGCTGCGTTCTACAAGTGGCGGGAACGCTATGGCGGGATGAACGGTAAAGAGCTTAAGCGCCTAAAAGATCTGGAAGAGGAAAACCGAAGACTGAAGCAGATGTATGCCAATCTATCCCTAGATCATCAAATGGCCAAAGAAATCATTGAAAAAAAGC CTTTAAAGCCCTGCCGTAAAAGAACTATTGCTAAAGAACTTGTTCATTACGGTATTAGCAGGGCGTGCCGTGTTTTAAATATGAGCAAAAGCGTTTTTTATTACAGGCCAATTCCAAAGGACGATACTGCTATCGAAGCGGCCTTACAACAAAAAGCTAAAGAACATAGCGAAGAAGGCTTTTGGATGGCTTACGATCGTCTAAGAAATGAAGGCAAGCCCTGGAACCATAAACGGGTATACCGGGTCTATAAAAAGCTTGGCCTAAGTTTGAGACGAAAGGTAAAAAAGCGGTTACCTGCCAGAGTTAAAGAACCCCTGGAGGCTCCCATAGCTCTTAATCGTAGCTGGAGTATTGATTTTGTAACCGATGTTCTGGAAAATAAAAGGCGCTTCCGTGGTTTAACCGTAATCGATGATTACAACCGGGAAGCATTGCATATAGAAATTGATTTTTCACTGCCCAGCAAACGTGTCGTCTGGGTATTGAACCATTTGATTAATCGCAGGGGAAAACCTCAAAAAATAAGAATGGATAATGGACCTGAATTTGTTGCTAAGATCGCTTCAGAATGGAGCCAGATGCAAGAAATCGACTTTCAGTATATTCAACCCGGGAAACCAACTCAGAATGCTTTTATAGAACGGTTCAATGGAACATATCGAAGGGGCGTTCTCAATAAGTACCTATTTGAAAATCTCAATCAGGTAAGGGAACAAACCGAGAACTGGATGGAAGATTACAACAACGTAAGACCACATAATGCATTGGGAAAAATGGCGCCCGTAGCATACGCGAAAAGTCATTCTCCTGGCGGTACCGCCAGGAGAATGAAAAATGATATTTTTGGACAATCAAGCAGTTCTAATTAG
- a CDS encoding DEAD/DEAH box helicase family protein, whose amino-acid sequence MKLTFEPNLQFQQDAIKSITDVFEGQPLEDAVQEFDLGDKDVLNLINGVGNKLILSEEQILTNLQSIQQANDIEVSKKLDGMNFSVEMETGTGKTYVYLRTIYELNALYNFKKFVIVVPSVAIREGVIKNLEITKEHFQNLYDNVPVNFQVYDSSKVSALRGYATNNNIEILVINIDSFAKDQNIINQPHYKANGRKPIEFIQSTNPFVIIDEPQNMETEKRIAAIKNLNAACTLRYSATHRNQYNLTYNLNPVKAYDLGLVKQIEVDSIIEENAFNDAYVSVDSIKATKTKVTAKLIINLNDKGGVKKKKVNVAVNKDLYNLSNEREIYSDGYIIEEIDAANECISFSNGSILYKGDSQGGLTDEVMKFQIRKTVEEHLKKQKRLNKLGIKVLSLFFINKVANYRKYDANGNQLLGKFAQWFEEIYQEYITKPAFKDLDLFSVSEVHNGYFSQDRKGKLKDTSGETKADDDTYSLIMKDKEKLLNLDNPLQFIFSHSALREGWDNPNVFQICTLNETKSDIKKRQEIGRGLRLAVDQNGKRTYDQNINRLTVIANESYDDFAKTLQKEIEDECGVTFKDRVKNKRKRTPIKYRKGFDADPKFLEIWENLKSKTTYRVDYKTEELITLAAKAIKDLPEIKAPSIRSTKVRLSMSDEGLETSYAGDKVENYDSYSWSIPDVLGYIQNKTELTRSTLQDILSKSNRIPDILVNPQLFLDLASEAIKRTLYDLMIEGIKYEKIGGSEYEMTLFEAQELEVYLNDFTFNVNDPSKTIYEEFIPLDSGVESKFAEDCETSEQIKFYFKLPNWFKIPTPIGNYNPDWAVVFQDASKVYFVAETKDTGTPEVDLHKLSADEQLKIKCGKAHFSEFETLEYRVVNKVGQLI is encoded by the coding sequence ATGAAATTAACCTTTGAACCTAATTTACAATTTCAACAAGATGCTATTAAATCGATAACCGATGTTTTCGAGGGGCAGCCTTTAGAAGATGCTGTTCAGGAATTTGATTTAGGCGATAAAGATGTTCTAAATCTTATAAATGGGGTTGGTAACAAACTTATTTTATCTGAAGAACAAATCCTTACCAACTTACAAAGTATTCAGCAAGCTAATGATATAGAAGTTTCTAAAAAACTCGACGGAATGAATTTTTCAGTCGAAATGGAAACAGGTACAGGGAAAACCTATGTTTATCTAAGGACTATTTACGAACTAAATGCACTTTATAATTTTAAAAAATTCGTGATTGTAGTTCCTTCTGTAGCCATTCGTGAAGGCGTTATAAAAAATCTCGAAATAACTAAAGAGCACTTTCAAAATCTTTATGATAACGTACCGGTAAACTTTCAGGTCTACGATAGTAGTAAAGTTTCAGCCTTACGTGGTTATGCCACCAATAACAATATAGAAATCTTAGTGATCAATATAGATTCTTTCGCTAAGGATCAAAATATCATTAATCAGCCACATTATAAGGCCAACGGTCGTAAGCCAATAGAGTTTATTCAATCTACAAATCCATTTGTAATTATTGATGAACCACAAAATATGGAGACTGAAAAACGTATTGCAGCAATAAAAAATTTAAATGCAGCCTGTACTTTACGCTACTCGGCCACCCATAGAAATCAATATAATCTTACCTATAATTTGAATCCGGTGAAGGCCTACGATTTAGGCCTGGTAAAACAAATAGAGGTAGATAGTATTATTGAAGAGAATGCGTTTAATGATGCCTATGTTTCAGTAGATTCTATAAAGGCTACAAAAACTAAAGTTACCGCTAAACTGATCATTAATTTAAATGATAAAGGTGGTGTAAAAAAGAAGAAAGTAAATGTTGCTGTAAATAAAGATCTGTATAACCTTTCTAACGAACGTGAAATATATTCAGATGGCTATATAATAGAAGAAATAGACGCGGCCAATGAATGTATTTCGTTTTCTAACGGTAGCATATTATACAAAGGCGATAGCCAGGGCGGTTTAACAGATGAAGTTATGAAATTTCAGATCCGTAAAACCGTAGAAGAACATCTAAAGAAGCAGAAGCGTTTAAATAAACTGGGAATTAAAGTATTATCGCTATTCTTTATTAATAAAGTGGCTAACTATAGAAAATACGATGCTAACGGTAACCAATTACTAGGGAAATTTGCCCAATGGTTTGAAGAAATTTATCAGGAATACATAACCAAGCCAGCATTTAAAGATTTAGATCTATTCTCTGTTTCAGAAGTTCATAACGGTTATTTTTCTCAGGATAGAAAAGGGAAATTAAAAGATACTTCAGGTGAAACCAAAGCGGATGATGATACCTATAGCTTGATTATGAAGGATAAAGAAAAACTTCTGAATCTAGATAATCCGTTGCAGTTTATCTTCTCGCATTCAGCACTACGTGAAGGTTGGGATAACCCAAATGTTTTCCAGATATGTACACTAAACGAAACTAAATCTGACATTAAAAAACGCCAGGAAATAGGACGCGGATTACGTTTGGCGGTAGATCAAAACGGAAAAAGAACCTACGACCAGAATATTAATCGCTTAACCGTAATAGCGAACGAAAGTTACGATGATTTTGCAAAAACACTTCAGAAAGAAATCGAAGATGAATGCGGTGTAACTTTTAAAGACCGAGTAAAAAATAAACGTAAACGAACTCCTATAAAATATCGCAAAGGTTTTGATGCAGACCCCAAATTTTTAGAGATATGGGAAAATCTAAAAAGCAAAACTACTTATAGAGTAGATTATAAGACCGAAGAACTTATAACCTTAGCGGCCAAAGCTATCAAAGATCTTCCGGAAATTAAAGCACCGTCAATTCGTTCTACCAAGGTACGTTTATCAATGTCTGATGAAGGCCTAGAAACCAGCTATGCCGGAGATAAAGTAGAAAATTACGATAGTTACTCCTGGTCTATACCGGACGTTTTGGGATATATCCAAAACAAAACTGAATTAACCCGATCAACGTTACAGGATATTCTAAGTAAATCAAACAGAATTCCGGATATTTTAGTAAACCCCCAATTATTTTTAGATTTAGCTTCAGAGGCCATAAAACGAACGCTATATGATCTAATGATAGAAGGAATCAAATACGAAAAGATAGGCGGCTCTGAATACGAAATGACCTTATTTGAAGCACAAGAGTTAGAAGTATATCTTAATGATTTTACATTTAATGTAAATGATCCTTCTAAAACTATCTATGAAGAGTTTATTCCGTTAGATTCAGGAGTAGAAAGCAAATTTGCTGAAGATTGTGAAACAAGCGAGCAGATTAAGTTTTATTTTAAATTACCGAATTGGTTTAAAATTCCAACACCTATAGGAAATTATAACCCAGACTGGGCAGTAGTTTTTCAAGATGCTAGCAAAGTTTACTTTGTTGCAGAAACGAAAGACACAGGTACACCTGAGGTTGATCTTCATAAATTAAGTGCAGATGAGCAATTAAAAATAAAATGTGGTAAAGCACACTTTAGCGAATTTGAAACCTTAGAATATAGAGTGGTTAATAAAGTAGGACAACTCATTTAA
- the ltrA gene encoding group II intron reverse transcriptase/maturase — translation MIKELTSKKNLNQAFRQVYRNKGAAGIDNVQITGLQSILKAHGKQYARQIERGEYQVAPILGVEIPKSNGKKRLLGIPTVVDRVFQQALHQVLQPVFEPAFQNYSYGFRPNRNAHQAVAQSLENINSGYQNIVDIDLKSFFDEVAHDVLLDLIFKKVKCRATLKLLRSFLRAPIQINGKLHKRRKGVPQGSPLSPLLSNILLNELDKELEKRGHRYVRYADDFSIYVRSKPAAKRVGNSIYKFLRDKLRLPINREKSGIRKPLTFKVLGFGFVPTYKKGEKAKYQLVAEASKWEIFKSKLKYITKKTIPASFEERIHSINLLLRGWINYFKPASIQGKLKKLEEWLRNRLRYCIWHHWKKPERKRKNLIRLGINPDQAYAWSRTRMGGWAVAQSPILRTTITIKRLKMKGYVGLIEYYNR, via the coding sequence ATGATTAAAGAATTAACAAGTAAAAAGAACCTAAACCAAGCCTTCCGTCAGGTGTATCGCAACAAAGGAGCAGCAGGTATAGATAACGTCCAAATAACAGGACTCCAATCTATTCTAAAAGCTCACGGTAAACAATACGCCCGGCAGATAGAACGAGGGGAATATCAGGTGGCTCCAATACTGGGAGTTGAAATACCAAAAAGCAACGGGAAGAAACGTTTACTCGGTATTCCCACGGTTGTCGACAGGGTATTTCAGCAAGCATTACATCAGGTTTTGCAACCAGTATTTGAGCCAGCCTTTCAAAATTATAGTTATGGATTCAGACCAAACCGCAATGCCCATCAAGCCGTTGCACAGAGCCTTGAAAATATCAATTCTGGCTACCAAAACATCGTCGATATTGATTTAAAGAGCTTCTTTGATGAAGTGGCCCACGATGTACTGTTAGACTTGATATTCAAAAAGGTAAAATGCCGGGCTACTTTAAAGTTATTGCGGTCATTTTTAAGAGCTCCGATACAAATTAACGGCAAGTTGCATAAACGCAGGAAAGGAGTCCCGCAAGGTTCTCCCTTAAGTCCTTTGCTCTCCAATATTCTGCTCAATGAGCTGGATAAAGAACTGGAAAAGCGAGGACACCGCTATGTAAGATATGCCGATGATTTTAGTATTTACGTTCGAAGTAAACCCGCTGCGAAACGCGTAGGTAATAGTATCTACAAATTTCTCCGGGACAAACTCCGGCTTCCAATCAATAGGGAGAAAAGTGGCATACGTAAACCTTTAACCTTTAAGGTATTGGGATTTGGTTTTGTACCAACCTACAAGAAAGGAGAAAAGGCCAAATACCAGCTTGTGGCAGAAGCGTCAAAATGGGAAATATTTAAGTCAAAACTTAAATATATTACCAAAAAGACAATTCCTGCAAGCTTTGAAGAACGTATCCACAGCATCAACTTATTGTTAAGGGGCTGGATCAATTACTTTAAACCGGCATCCATTCAGGGAAAGCTTAAGAAGCTGGAAGAATGGCTAAGGAATCGTTTACGGTATTGCATCTGGCATCACTGGAAAAAGCCCGAACGAAAACGGAAAAACCTTATTCGATTGGGTATTAATCCAGATCAAGCCTATGCCTGGAGTCGCACCCGAATGGGCGGCTGGGCTGTAGCCCAGAGTCCTATCTTGCGTACCACTATTACCATAAAACGCTTAAAAATGAAAGGTTATGTTGGTTTAATCGAATACTATAATCGATAA
- a CDS encoding putative quinol monooxygenase, translating to MHSTVLCFTPNLHCNKKTRKNENYSSIKISAPSFLLGFTTQTFSKTKNTNIMNSTKNETIGLLVIMKAKPGKEQDVKNFLLGGLALVNQEPQTVSWFAFQIDSKTFGIYDTFEVEEGRQAHLTGEVAKALLANAGDLLEDFDPSTDIQPTDVLASNHKSGLQNNGLLVIMKSKEAKTADVENFLNVGKQLVSDEPKTLSWYAIKIDATTYAIFDTFADDSGRDAHLTGKVAAALMENAPVLLEGFQATAIQKIDIIASK from the coding sequence ATGCATTCCACAGTCCTTTGTTTTACCCCAAATTTGCATTGTAACAAAAAAACAAGAAAAAATGAAAACTACAGTTCCATTAAAATTAGTGCTCCTAGTTTTTTACTAGGATTTACAACTCAAACATTTTCAAAAACTAAAAACACAAACATTATGAACAGTACCAAAAATGAAACAATCGGATTATTAGTAATTATGAAAGCAAAGCCAGGAAAAGAGCAAGACGTTAAAAACTTTTTACTTGGTGGATTAGCACTAGTCAATCAAGAACCCCAAACAGTATCTTGGTTTGCCTTTCAGATAGACAGTAAAACTTTTGGTATCTATGATACCTTTGAAGTAGAAGAAGGTAGGCAAGCTCATTTAACAGGCGAAGTTGCAAAGGCATTATTAGCAAATGCAGGTGATTTGTTAGAAGATTTTGATCCTAGTACAGATATTCAACCAACAGATGTATTGGCATCTAATCATAAGTCCGGATTGCAAAACAATGGCTTACTTGTTATTATGAAATCTAAAGAAGCAAAGACAGCAGATGTCGAAAATTTTCTTAATGTTGGAAAACAATTAGTAAGTGATGAGCCAAAGACTTTATCTTGGTATGCTATAAAAATAGATGCAACTACTTATGCAATCTTTGATACCTTTGCAGATGATTCAGGTAGAGATGCTCATTTAACAGGTAAAGTTGCTGCAGCACTTATGGAAAATGCTCCTGTTCTTTTAGAAGGTTTCCAAGCAACTGCAATTCAAAAAATAGATATTATAGCTTCCAAATAA
- a CDS encoding HNH endonuclease signature motif containing protein, translating to MAKIDRNNIEDARMVFEKLLPDESTRMKLIEFLSDAISYADILNSQKWNLNLDKNGNFIRFNTGHEYCIQIYKNELLILCDRTTLKPIIANYEIPVKYRGHIGRERVHSDDIDKVPDCLAKTKNSIGCLLPLDQAEKYLDFFKSSNKDFIREAIKTYQMPQMRAAHSRGAVEYLAEIYSDNVSQPIYELTDLPTLNEFIEDEKSEIEKARKLNHKQRQTRLKKSDPKPKKTIVSQTVFIRNPYVVAEVLERANGNCERCNEKAPFLKDTDESPYLEVHHKIPLAEGGDDTVENAIGLCPNCHRHAHYGTKTY from the coding sequence ATGGCAAAAATCGACAGAAACAATATCGAAGACGCAAGAATGGTTTTTGAAAAACTACTTCCTGACGAATCGACAAGAATGAAACTGATTGAGTTTTTAAGTGATGCCATTAGCTATGCCGACATACTTAACAGCCAGAAATGGAATTTAAACCTTGACAAAAACGGTAATTTTATTAGGTTTAACACAGGACACGAGTATTGCATACAGATTTATAAGAATGAACTTTTAATACTCTGCGACAGAACAACACTCAAACCGATAATTGCCAATTACGAAATCCCAGTTAAGTATCGTGGACACATTGGACGAGAAAGAGTCCATTCAGATGATATTGACAAAGTTCCAGACTGCCTTGCTAAAACTAAAAATAGTATTGGTTGTCTTTTACCTCTCGACCAAGCAGAAAAATATTTGGACTTTTTTAAATCAAGTAATAAGGACTTTATTAGAGAAGCTATCAAAACTTACCAAATGCCCCAAATGAGAGCCGCTCATTCAAGGGGAGCGGTTGAATATTTAGCCGAAATCTATTCAGACAATGTAAGTCAACCAATTTATGAACTTACAGACTTGCCAACTTTGAATGAGTTTATCGAAGACGAAAAATCTGAAATAGAAAAGGCAAGGAAACTCAATCATAAACAGAGACAAACACGACTTAAAAAATCAGACCCAAAACCAAAGAAAACGATTGTTAGTCAGACAGTTTTTATTAGAAATCCATATGTTGTTGCGGAAGTATTGGAACGAGCGAATGGAAATTGTGAACGTTGTAATGAGAAAGCACCTTTTTTAAAGGACACAGACGAAAGTCCATATTTAGAAGTACACCATAAAATACCATTAGCTGAAGGTGGAGACGACACCGTTGAGAATGCGATTGGACTTTGCCCGAATTGCCACAGACACGCACATTATGGAACTAAAACGTATTGA
- a CDS encoding AraC family transcriptional regulator, with protein sequence MAQIIIDKQNGELAFRLERFENLNQFDHLQRKNYYSIILLNASNYKLSVDLSNYELQGYQMICLSPYQPFMISSEERCQGWLLNFHPDFFCTYRHQNEIETEGVLFNNFHGLPHFQISEEGLFFNLIDQISKEMDRDSIAQHEVLVAFLKVFLIEAVRQKKQFDKEIVPKFSDGQSEILQNLVDSIEKNYCELHSPKDYADVLCISTKTLAGIVKKYLQQTPSDLISNRIVIAAKRELYLTSKPLKQIAAGLGYYDEFYFSRFFKKKVGVSPDNYRKTVGFAKLERL encoded by the coding sequence ATGGCTCAAATTATTATAGATAAACAAAATGGTGAATTAGCCTTTAGACTAGAAAGGTTTGAAAATCTTAATCAATTTGATCATTTACAAAGAAAAAATTATTATTCTATTATTTTACTTAACGCAAGCAACTATAAGTTAAGTGTAGACCTTTCTAATTATGAACTGCAAGGTTATCAAATGATTTGCTTGTCGCCTTATCAACCATTTATGATTTCTTCTGAAGAACGTTGTCAAGGCTGGTTATTAAATTTTCACCCTGACTTTTTTTGTACATATCGTCATCAAAATGAAATTGAAACAGAAGGCGTTCTTTTTAACAACTTTCATGGATTACCACATTTTCAAATTTCTGAAGAAGGGCTGTTTTTTAATCTCATAGACCAAATTTCTAAAGAGATGGATAGAGATTCTATTGCTCAACATGAAGTTCTTGTGGCTTTTTTAAAGGTATTTTTGATAGAAGCAGTGAGACAGAAAAAACAATTCGATAAAGAGATAGTTCCAAAATTTTCTGATGGTCAATCAGAAATCCTACAAAATTTAGTAGATTCTATTGAGAAAAATTATTGTGAATTACATTCTCCGAAAGATTATGCAGATGTTTTGTGTATTAGTACAAAAACATTGGCAGGGATTGTAAAAAAATATTTACAGCAAACACCTAGCGATTTAATTTCTAATAGAATTGTTATAGCGGCTAAACGAGAGCTATATTTAACATCAAAACCTTTGAAACAGATTGCAGCTGGACTTGGTTATTATGATGAATTTTATTTTAGTCGATTTTTTAAGAAAAAAGTAGGTGTTTCTCCAGATAATTACAGAAAGACAGTAGGTTTCGCCAAACTAGAAAGGCTATAA
- a CDS encoding S41 family peptidase: protein MNRIIILFAIIMNFQNVHSQNNELSKDDKKSIKKMIREFEKKSIYKDSIDWESFEKQVWKSAEFSKDSAVITALTLNGEKHSMYYDQSLKKYLSPVGKDTYNYEEVQPFEADENLGYINLESFINSRTSLDETLKKGAEYINENLQNIKKEDSKNLKGWVIDLRKNNGGNMWPMLISLTPFLENKILGHFLIENKWQVWKKEENQIFDGSSNKTKKFIEEPIEYKLKNKNLKVAVLINNNTASSGEATAIALMSNPNIKFFGDETAGYTTSNNTIHLKNNDILIMTSGVMADHTKKEYWNGITPEFEISPKGDLKGRILEWFN from the coding sequence ATGAATAGAATTATAATTTTATTTGCAATCATAATGAATTTTCAAAATGTTCATTCTCAAAATAATGAGCTTTCAAAAGATGATAAGAAATCTATCAAAAAAATGATAAGGGAATTTGAGAAAAAGTCTATCTACAAAGATTCAATAGACTGGGAATCATTTGAAAAACAGGTTTGGAAAAGTGCTGAATTTTCAAAGGATTCTGCAGTCATCACGGCATTAACTTTAAATGGTGAAAAACATTCAATGTATTATGATCAATCCTTAAAAAAATACTTATCCCCAGTTGGAAAGGATACTTATAACTATGAAGAAGTCCAGCCATTCGAAGCTGATGAAAATTTAGGGTATATAAATCTTGAATCTTTTATAAATTCCAGAACTAGTCTGGATGAAACTTTAAAAAAAGGCGCAGAATATATTAATGAGAATCTCCAAAATATAAAAAAAGAGGATTCTAAAAATTTAAAAGGTTGGGTAATTGATTTACGAAAAAATAATGGGGGAAATATGTGGCCAATGCTTATTTCACTTACACCTTTTTTGGAAAATAAAATTCTTGGACATTTCTTAATTGAGAATAAATGGCAGGTATGGAAGAAAGAAGAAAATCAAATATTTGACGGCTCCTCGAATAAAACAAAAAAGTTTATTGAGGAACCAATTGAGTATAAACTTAAGAATAAAAATTTAAAGGTTGCTGTTTTAATAAATAACAATACCGCTAGTTCAGGAGAAGCAACAGCTATTGCATTAATGAGCAATCCAAACATTAAATTTTTTGGTGACGAAACCGCAGGTTATACAACGTCCAATAATACTATTCATCTTAAAAACAACGACATATTAATAATGACTTCGGGAGTAATGGCAGATCATACAAAGAAAGAATACTGGAATGGTATTACTCCTGAGTTTGAAATTTCGCCTAAAGGTGATTTAAAAGGGAGAATTTTAGAATGGTTCAACTAG
- a CDS encoding tyrosine-type recombinase/integrase, whose translation MSLHFKCSPLDLDEEQILDYLHLLKSQHKTPSDSFFKHTVYGLRYAYRISGMKAMRVMLPSIERPHKLPVVLSRSEVKQLLKTPKLLKHRLVLAMLYGCGLRCFEICSLQLKDLDFDRKMLHIRQGKGRKDRYVPLSQMQIRGLKKYIAADNPTTWCFNGYNRKGNPSQLSAMGVQWIVREARKQSGIQKDITTHSLRHSYATHLLEMGLDIISVKDLLGHADIQTTLTYLHVAQLGRQKPFSPLDRLYKK comes from the coding sequence ATGTCCCTCCATTTTAAATGTAGTCCTCTTGATCTCGATGAAGAACAGATTTTGGATTACCTGCACCTTCTAAAATCCCAGCACAAAACACCATCCGACAGTTTTTTCAAGCATACGGTCTATGGTCTTCGCTATGCCTATCGTATCTCTGGTATGAAAGCAATGCGGGTTATGTTGCCTTCCATAGAACGTCCCCACAAACTCCCGGTGGTATTAAGCCGTAGTGAAGTAAAACAACTGCTTAAAACACCCAAACTTCTCAAACACCGGCTGGTACTAGCAATGCTCTATGGCTGTGGCCTTCGCTGCTTTGAAATTTGCAGCCTTCAGCTCAAAGACCTGGATTTTGATCGGAAGATGCTCCACATCCGCCAGGGCAAAGGAAGAAAAGACCGTTATGTTCCTTTGTCCCAAATGCAGATCCGTGGTCTAAAAAAATATATCGCTGCAGATAATCCTACCACCTGGTGTTTTAATGGCTACAACAGGAAAGGAAACCCATCCCAGTTATCGGCAATGGGGGTGCAATGGATCGTCCGGGAAGCCCGTAAACAAAGTGGGATCCAGAAAGATATCACTACCCACAGCCTTCGGCACAGCTATGCCACCCACCTTTTGGAGATGGGATTGGATATTATCAGTGTCAAAGATTTACTGGGACACGCAGATATCCAAACCACCCTCACCTACTTGCACGTGGCACAACTCGGTAGGCAGAAGCCCTTCAGTCCGTTGGACCGACTATACAAGAAGTAG